In Helianthus annuus cultivar XRQ/B chromosome 3, HanXRQr2.0-SUNRISE, whole genome shotgun sequence, a single window of DNA contains:
- the LOC110931920 gene encoding uncharacterized mitochondrial protein AtMg00810-like, which produces MREMKFFLGLQVEQMPDGIFIHQTKYVNDVLDKFNMSESTPTSTPLAQNHGICPDESGEKVDEMHYRSIIGSLMYLTVSRPDIMYPPCLCARYQSSPRQSHMTIVKRILRYLKGCLSTGLWYPKSGDFSLTGYADSDLGSCKLNAKSTTAGCQFFGTRLVTWQCKKQSTVSLSTCEAEYVSASSYCSQILWIQQQMRDYGLQFLDTPIFVDNEAAINITKNLLHNSKTKHIEI; this is translated from the coding sequence atgcgggagatgaagttcttcctagggCTTCAGGTTGAGCaaatgcccgatggaatcttcataCACCAGACAAAATACGTGAATGATGTGCTGGACAAATTCAACATGTCTGAATCTACTCCAACATCAACCCCCCTGGCTCAAAATCATGGGATATGTCCGGATGAAAGCGGTGAAAAGGTGGATGAGATGCACTATCGGTCGATCATTGGATCATTAATGTATCTGACTGTGTCAAGACCGGACATCATGTATCCACCTTGCCTCTGCGCCCGATATCAGTCAAGTCCGAGACAGTCACACATGACGATTGTGAAAAGAATTTTACGGTATCTTAAAGGTTGCCTAAGcaccggcttgtggtatcctaaaTCTGGTGACTTTTCTCTTACAGGTTATGCTGATTCTGACTTAGGGAGCTGTAAGCTTAATGCAAAGTCCACAACTGCTGGTTGCCAGTTCTTTGGAACTCGGcttgtcacctggcagtgcaagaaacaaagcACAGTCTCCCTCTCAACCTGTGAAGCTGAATACGTTTCGGCTTCCAGCTATTGCTCTCAGATTCTCTGGATCCAGCAGCAGATGAGGGACTATGGTTTGCAGTTCTTGGATACTCCAATCTTTGTGGACAATGAGGCAGCTattaacattactaaaaatcTGCTGCATAACTcaaaaacaaaacatattgaaATTTGA